In Mesotoga infera, the sequence TCAGGGTACCTGTCGACCCTTATTTCCCAGCGAAGCAGAAGCCATGCATACTCTCCACTGCTCATTACGTCGACGCCGTGGCCAATCTGCACCGTCTGTAATGTCACAACATCGTTAAAATAGTCCATAATAGATGAAATTGAAGCCTTCCAATCATTTTTCAGCTCATAATACCGTACTCTGTAAACCTCTTCCGTTACCAATGGTCTCAAGTCTTCCCTCCATAGTTATGTTTGTGCTTCACATAATGATATGCTCTATCTGTTAGCAGATGTCACTAATTGTAGCGGGTCAGGACGGTGGTATGAATATGATAGCATTCTGTGGCATAGACTGCACTCAGTGCGATACATACAGAGCCACTTCATCCAATGATGATTCGTTGAGGAGAGAAACTGCAATTCGGTGGTCTAAAGACTTTGGATTCGATATTGCATTCTCAGAAATCAATTGCTACGGTTGTCACAGCGGCATGCGCTTCAAACTATGCGATGGATGTCCCTTCAAGAGATGTTGTGAAGAGAAAGGGATTTCTAATTGCGGGGAATGCGACAAATATCCGTGTGAAACCTTGGAAAGGTTCTTGAGATCATTACCCGGAGCGAAGCGACAACTGGATTCAGTTCATGAACTGCGGCACGGTTCCTCAGATCAGAAACGCAAATCGTAGAAGCTAGGTCTGCCGCCCAGTTCTGAAAGACTGAAAGGAATCGCCTTCCGAGAGCTTCAGTCTCTTGCACGACATTATCTTCCTCCGTTTGAGGCCTAGTCCTTCGGGATCAATTGGCAAATCATATCTCATGGCATAGAAATCAACTCATGTTAATAATGTTTGTTGTTATTAAACTATAAGCAACTGATCCTGCATGATTTCGCCTTATTAACACAAAGCGATATTAATGAAAACAAACTAGAATTATTATAGTTTATAACCCCCCTATCCCCCTTAGATAGGAACCCCATATAGTCCGGATCATTAGATCCGGCTTTTTCTTTACCTAACGATTCTGGTTTATAATTGTTTTCATAACAAACCTTTGGAGGTGCCGTCGTGAAGTGGATAGACATCAGAAGTGATACAGTCACGGTTCCCAGCGAAGAAATGCGCCGGGTAATGGCCGATGCAGAAGTGGGAGACGACGTCTATGGAGACGATCCGACAGTAAACAGACTGGAAGAGATAGCCTCGGGCATGCTCGGAAAAGAGGCCGCACTCTTTGTCCCATCGGGAACATTTGGAAACCAACTTTCAATCCTGGCACATACTTTAAGGGGAGACGAGGTGATCATACCTGCTTCAAATCACATTATTGTTCACGAGGCAGGAGCTTCTGCTGTGATAGCCGGAGTTCAAATGAGAACCCTTGATTGTGACGACGGCATGCCTTCTGCCGAAAGAATCAGGAAAGCGATAAGGTCTGAAGATCTTCACTATCCTAGAACGGGGCTAATCTGCCTGGAGAATGCACATTCCAGCGGACGTTTACTCCCCATGGAATACATGAAGGAAGTCTACGAACTTGCAAGAGAGAGAGAGATTCCTCTCCATCTTGACGGTGCAAGAATCTTCAACGCCGCGATTGCTGCTGAAGCAAGCCCGGCAGAAATCGCTGCTCAGTCCGATTCAGTCATGTTCTGTCTCTCTAAAGGTCTAGGTGCACCGATAGGTTCAATGCTTGTCGGCACGAGAGAGTTCATAAAAAAAGCTAGAAAGGGAAGAAAGATTATGGGCGGTGCCATGCGCCAGGCCGGGATTGTTGCCGCTGCAGGAATTTTCGCTCTGGAGAGATTGATAGATCGTCTTTCGGTGGATCACAGAAACGCTAGATTTCTCGCCGAAGGTCTGTCAAAGATACCGGGCATAGAGGTTTTCTCTGAAAGGCTCGACATAAACATGGTCTTCTTCAAGCTCACTAATGAGGTGCGTTCGCGACTCATAGTTGAGACGCTTCTGGAAAAGGGTATAAAAATCAATCCTCCCGAGGGTGGTGAGTGGCGATTCGTAACGAATCTGAACGTTTCACGAGACGATCTTGAAAGAGTCATCATAGAATTCGAAAGTGCTCTCAAAGTTGCCTTAGCAGGCTAGGTAACTCCTCCAGGCTTTCTATTCTGGGCACGTAGTCAAAATAGGATTTGGATCTATCGATAAGTATTCCCTTTATTCCGGCGCCGGAAGCTCCCAGCATATCGACCTGAATACTGTCGCCGACAAAAACAGTCTCAGGTTTCTCCAGTCCTGTAAGTGATAAGATTTTTTCGAAGATCTCTTCAGAAGGCTTGTATGATCTCGCAGTCTCCGAAGTCAACAGCACGTGATGAGGAATTCTGTTTCTCTCAATCACTTTTTTGACGAATACATCATCGGCGTTAGTGAGAATTGCAGTGGTGAACTCCTTGTACATCTTCTTAAGTATCTTAGAATCTGAATAGGCGGGAAGCTTGGAGAATGAATCGTACATGAAATTGCAGTATGATTCCATGTCCTCAGGCAGATCGTATTTTTCGATCAGTTCCGTTAACAGAAGGTAATAGTAATATCTTTCTGGCTGAAATGGCAAACGATGACAGTTCTTGAAATGACGTCTGTAAAGATCGACGAAATCTCTCTCGATTTTTTCTGCTTCAACTCCAGAGTCTGCCGCCATTTTTGAGCAAATAGGGGCGAAGAGCCTTTTGTTACTCACTATAGTACCGAACAGATCAAGAATGATTCCTTTAATCATAGCTGTTCTCCATCATCGGCCAGCTCCTAGATTTAGTCTAACTAATTCTGTATAATACAATTGCAATTCTAACATCTTCGAATTGAGATCTGCGAAGATTGGCTGGCTTTCGTCCGAACTCCAGGAGGTGGCAGATATGTCAAGAGAAATGAGACTCATTTGGTTACATGACCGCCTGTCAAGCAATGATCCTGCCTCCATGAATGAATACACTGGAAAATTCGGTATCTCCAGTCGTCAGGCTCGAAGAGATTTCAGGTACATGAGAACAAATCTGGGCGCTCCACTGAAATACTCACGTACAAGTAAAGAATACTTCTATTCCGAAACGTATCGGCTGCCCTCCCTCTTCGAAGACAGCATGAAGTCGCAAAACAAAAGCGAGAATCTTGTCAGCTCAATTTTCCTTAAGGCTATTGATCGAAAGAAGGCTGTAAAAGTTGTTCTTCGAGGAGGTAATGAGTTCTTCTTCAGTCCTGCCTGCTTTGACGAAAGACAAGAACGATTCTGCGGAGCTAAAGAAGATGGCGGACTTCTCTTTGTCAGGTCGGATGAAGTCGACAAAGCGAAGATTACAGGCAGGAGATATATCGAAGAGCCAATGCTGTGGAATAAGCTGTTCCCTCGAGGGGCGAAGTTCAGTGAGGCTCGCTTTGAATTTGAGAAGGACTTTCGCGTCTATCACTTTTTTCACTTTGGGGACCTGGTTATGTTCCTTGCCTCAAATGAAGAAGGAAGAATTACGGGACCGGAAGATGTAGTTGAAAAAATGAAAGAAGTCACCGCCAGTCTATTGAAGAGTTTAGGTGCATGAAATGAAGACTGTCGTGATTGCTCTTGCACTGATTGTCGGAACCGTACTTTCAGCGCTCACAATGGACGCGTTTCTCCATTCGGATACTCTTCCCTCAAACCTTGAAGACGCAAAGGCTTTGATTGTGGAATCACCATCGCAAGGGCTGATAATGATAGAGACCATAAAGTTTGATTCAGTTACGTGGCAGAATATTCAGTGGCATAATCATCTTATGATAATACGACCACCAAGCGTACTATCAACAGTCGCGGTGATATTCATTGCGGGAGATTACAAGTTTACCCAGGAAGAGCTTTCCATTTTCAGGCTGCTGGCGCTGCAAAACAAAGCATACGTTGCCGTACTTTTCGATATACCAAATCAGCCGCTCTTCGGTGGGTTAAGAGAGGATTGGCTGCTTAGCTACTCCTTCTCGAAGTTTATCGAAACAGGTGACTTTAGCTGGCCGGCTCTGTTACCAATGGTACAGTCGACTGTTGTTTCGATGAACCTTCTCCATAACTATGTCAAGAACATGGGCGACAAGATTGAAGGATTCATTCTGACTGGAGGATCGAA encodes:
- a CDS encoding low-specificity L-threonine aldolase, with amino-acid sequence MKWIDIRSDTVTVPSEEMRRVMADAEVGDDVYGDDPTVNRLEEIASGMLGKEAALFVPSGTFGNQLSILAHTLRGDEVIIPASNHIIVHEAGASAVIAGVQMRTLDCDDGMPSAERIRKAIRSEDLHYPRTGLICLENAHSSGRLLPMEYMKEVYELAREREIPLHLDGARIFNAAIAAEASPAEIAAQSDSVMFCLSKGLGAPIGSMLVGTREFIKKARKGRKIMGGAMRQAGIVAAAGIFALERLIDRLSVDHRNARFLAEGLSKIPGIEVFSERLDINMVFFKLTNEVRSRLIVETLLEKGIKINPPEGGEWRFVTNLNVSRDDLERVIIEFESALKVALAG
- a CDS encoding HAD family hydrolase, translating into MIKGIILDLFGTIVSNKRLFAPICSKMAADSGVEAEKIERDFVDLYRRHFKNCHRLPFQPERYYYYLLLTELIEKYDLPEDMESYCNFMYDSFSKLPAYSDSKILKKMYKEFTTAILTNADDVFVKKVIERNRIPHHVLLTSETARSYKPSEEIFEKILSLTGLEKPETVFVGDSIQVDMLGASGAGIKGILIDRSKSYFDYVPRIESLEELPSLLRQL
- a CDS encoding DUF3795 domain-containing protein; translation: MIAFCGIDCTQCDTYRATSSNDDSLRRETAIRWSKDFGFDIAFSEINCYGCHSGMRFKLCDGCPFKRCCEEKGISNCGECDKYPCETLERFLRSLPGAKRQLDSVHELRHGSSDQKRKS